A DNA window from Plasmodium brasilianum strain Bolivian I chromosome 12, whole genome shotgun sequence contains the following coding sequences:
- a CDS encoding YL1 nuclear protein — translation MRKKKNTGVKRKSYGKGNESDASILKGVEQHISKEKVEAVVAETEEEAEEDVEEEGEVEADVDDGNELGEEEGENEEENDEEEQDEDYELKNYGIALKMPKRKNRGKNLKKLIGEDLEKDEQFWNNSIWEEEEIDEEYVNSEGEEEYIDITDSDFDEDEDEAEDDMEEEDTEKNEKELEDDLEKKKKKKMYAYLEKLKKQKQNNMARYNIMKNRKYDTNNLKRGIQKYGADQKSEKERKEEQEKLKNERMLKKKKKLENAYLMLHRSTRDTTRQKTEQVKKLSELRKIKKENRFKKFYENRKKKKSMQREMTREERLEEAKITEQYNIQSLLQLQAWEEEKKKYVENKKILYHRPKNVFISFSYSKDKTFPSNENLKYEVDPYSINNDTVLANDTLSGNAVLSSNINMLEALQNEKIVVGGNNDANKIEKHGHDILHQMGDDELAKKELENMTCDQADTSKIMNQKRENENDKTVIGNAIDTNSSDNRKEESSITNYQFNWENIDQCEDLNIDYLNENDALNFGFLNKVNKSNNNNSSSNNNSNHNRNSNINNDSSNNNSGKRLGRCTSNESDKKRKVNPPVVEERQIYIVTDSRELEMYSNYNNNKDYLNQIKNKNNLCAITNLEGKYFDPLTKKYYNNAEAFKSLRFSYHKEKYDAINKQISLMVNLFKSKLTEIDENTKNATYDNI, via the coding sequence atgagaaaaaaaaaaaatacaggagttaaaagaaaaagttatGGTAAAGGGAACGAATCAGATGCAAGCATCTTAAAGGGTGTTGAGCAGCATATCTCAAAGGAAAAAGTAGAAGCAGTAGTAGCAGAAACAGAAGAAGAAGCAGAGGAAGACGTAGAGGAAGAAGGAGAAGTAGAAGCAGATGTAGATGATGGAAATGAACTGGGTGAAGAGGAAGGAGAAAATGAAGAGGAAAACGATGAAGAAGAACAAGATGAAGATTacgaattaaaaaattacggTATAGCGCTTAAAATGCCTAAAAGAAAGAACAGaggaaaaaatttgaaaaagttGATTGGTGAAGATTTAGAAAAAGATGAACAGTTTTGGAATAATAGTATTtgggaagaagaagaaatagACGAAGAATATGTTAATTCGGAGGGAGAAGAAGAATATATTGATATTACAGACTCTGACTTTGATGAGGATGAAGATGAAGCAGAAGATGATATGGAAGAAGAAGATACtgaaaagaatgaaaagGAATTAGAAGATGatcttgaaaaaaagaaaaaaaaaaaaatgtacgcATATTTAGAAAAGCTAAAAAAACAGAAGCAAAATAATATGGCaagatataatataatgaaaaatagaaaatatgatACAAATAACTTGAAAAGaggaatacaaaaatatggGGCAGACCAAAAATcagaaaaggaaagaaaagaggagcaagaaaaattaaaaaatgagagaatgttaaaaaaaaaaaaaaaattagaaaatgcATATTTAATGTTACATAGATCTACAAGAGACACAACAAGACAAAAAACAGAACAAGTGAAAAAGCTTTCTGaattgagaaaaataaaaaaagaaaatcgtttcaaaaaattctatgaaaatagaaaaaaaaaaaaaagtatgcaAAGAGAAATGACAAGAGAAGAAAGATTAGAAGAAGCAAAAATAACTGAGCAGTACAATATACAATCACTTCTACAATTACAAGCATGGgaggaagaaaagaaaaaatatgttgaaaataaaaaaattctatatCATAGACccaaaaatgtttttattagtttttcATATTCAAAAGATAAAACATTTCCTTCCAatgaaaatttgaaatatgaAGTAGATCCCTACAGTATAAATAATGACACAGTACTAGCAAATGATACCCTCTCTGGAAATGCTGTACTGTCATCTAATATAAACATGTTGGAAGCTTTgcaaaacgaaaaaattgTTGTTGGAGGTAATAATGATGCaaataaaatagagaaaCATGGACATGATATACTGCATCAAATGGGGGATGATGAACTTGCTAAAAAGGAATTAGAAAATATGACATGTGACCAAGCCGATACatcaaaaataatgaatcaaaaaagagaaaatgaaaatgataaaacaGTCATAGGAAATGCCATTGATACTAATAGTAGTGACAATAGAAAGGAAGAAAGTTCAATTACAAATTACCAATTTAACTGGGAAAATATAGATCAGTGTGAAGATTTAAATATAGactatttaaatgaaaatgacgCATTAAATTTTGGTTTCCTAAATAAGGTTAATAAAagcaataataacaatagcagCAGTAACAACAATAGTAACCATAATAGAAATAGTAACATTAACAATGACAGCAGTAATAACAACAGTGGTAAACGTTTAGGCAGATGTACCTCTAACGAATCagacaaaaaaagaaaagtgaATCCCCCTGTTGTGGAAGAGagacaaatatatattgttactGATTCTAGGGAATTAGAAATGTATAgtaattacaataataataaggacTATTTGaaccaaataaaaaataaaaataacttaTGTGCAATTACAAATTTagaaggaaaatattttgatccattaacgaaaaaatattataataatgctGAAGCGTTTAAGTCACTACGGTTTTCGTATCATAAGGAAAAGTATGATGCTATTAACAAACAAATATCTCTCATGgttaatctttttaaaagtaaGCTAACTGAAATAGAtgaaaacacaaaaaatgcAACTTATGATAACATTTAA
- a CDS encoding ribosomal protein S6: MVLYESYIALSKHIKKDDVKNLMKNFHFIVNKYNGNIISINDLGWRKFAFCIKKPNVGTFHFGRFYCITFYSNSKSIKDLNEFFYSNTFILRFLNVKMKYRSNFLVAPFSYIIE, translated from the coding sequence ATGGTTTTGTATGAGTCTTATATAGCCTTAAGtaaacacataaaaaaagacgacgttaaaaatttaatgaaaaattttcattttatagtaaataaatataatggcAATATAATAAGTATCAATGATTTAGGTTGGAGGAAATTTGCCTTTTGCATAAAAAAACCGAATGTAGGTACATTTCACTTTGGTAGATTTTACTGTATTACGTTTTATTCAAATAGCAAAAGTATAAAAGATTtgaatgaatttttttatagtaatacttttattttaagatttttaaatgttaaaatgaaatatcgATCAAATTTTTTGGTAGCACCTTTCTCATACATAATAGAATAG
- a CDS encoding cyclin 1: MNYPNDTSHIRKWFFKSRKEIDDICLKKYNDFKEKFKDSNVSIPKYADIEKTKLYFCYQLTHFSEIKGLKPQIVECATVLYNRFYLKEIILEYDPRILIFTCIILAIKLEGYGRLYRMNEFFNDIDINLDKVLEHEDVVCSSLNFELNFLYTKECLYYLKIKFLNYINKYINKDNEIKNSFENICDKIYMTTSDECLKIIENFFITFTYTPAQIALYCFINNIKINFNIVNADKFILEFITNNNQILFQKLKNKIDELHIEYKEHLDFRNTFDDENTTRQIGETLDMCIDIYKILKKKKSYKKSKKKKLNSEDYTQSESSKKIDVK, from the coding sequence atgaattaccCAAACGATACATCACATATAAGAAAATGGTTTTTCAAAAGCAGAAAAGAAATAGATGATATatgcttaaaaaaatataatgactttaaagaaaaatttaaagataGTAATGTGAGCATACCGAAATATGCTGATATAGAGAAAACCAagctatatttttgttatcaGCTAACTCACTTTTCTGAAATAAAAGGACTGAAACCGCAAATAGTGGAATGTGCTACTGTGTTGTATAACAGGTTTTATTTGAAGGAAATTATTTTAGAATATGATCCACGTATCTTAATATTTACCTGTATCATATTAGCAATAAAATTGGAAGGGTATGGTAGATTATATAGAATGAATGAATTCTTTAACGATATTGACATAAATTTAGATAAAGTATTAGAACATGAAGATGTCGTTTGCTCATCATTAAACtttgaattaaattttttgtatacgaaagaatgtttatattatttaaaaattaagtttttaaattatattaataaatatataaataaagataatgaaataaaaaattccttCGAAAATATATGTGATAAAATTTACATGACCACGTCAGATGAATgcttaaaaattattgaaaacTTTTTCATCACCTTTACATATACGCCTGCACAAATAGCATTATATTgctttataaataatattaaaataaattttaatatagttaatgcggataaatttattttagaGTTTATTACAAACAATAATCAaattctttttcaaaaattaaagaacaAAATTGATGAACTGCATATCGAATATAAAGAACATCTTGATTTCAGAAATACATTTGACGATGAAAATACAACTAGACAGATAGGTGAGACCTTAGATATGTGTAttgatatttataaaattttaaagaaaaaaaaaagttacaaAAAATCtaagaaaaagaagttaAATAGCGAAGATTATACGCAAAGCGAATCTAGCAAAAAGATTGACGTAAaatag